Proteins from one Bacteroidota bacterium genomic window:
- a CDS encoding formylglycine-generating enzyme family protein has translation MNHLKNIIIILLLIVYSLFAETPPKHFVEAKKEEVVVESQLLPFCLIKGNRFRLGDVFNEGDVDEKPVSYVTLGDFMISTYEITVGQFEQFVSESHYVTDAEKEGWAFVWDGAAWSKDYGSTFRQPGFSQTESHPVVCVSWNDAVAFCKWFSQKTKFAVRLPTEAEWEFAAREGGMRPRYGWGNGGPSGNVADESAAGKFSQLKYWSGYNDGFVFTSPVGSFRPNMLGLYDMSGNVLEWCADSYGEYTQNEKINPHTVSDDAFRVLRGGSWMNGETAVRTTTRSRLHQSYRGSRVGFRIVREMKN, from the coding sequence ATGAATCACCTAAAAAATATTATTATTATTCTATTGTTGATTGTTTATTCCCTATTTGCTGAAACGCCGCCAAAACATTTTGTTGAAGCCAAGAAAGAAGAAGTTGTTGTTGAATCCCAATTATTACCATTTTGCCTTATTAAAGGGAATAGATTTCGGCTGGGTGATGTTTTTAATGAAGGGGATGTAGATGAGAAACCGGTGAGTTACGTAACGCTTGGTGATTTCATGATCAGTACATACGAAATTACCGTTGGACAATTCGAACAGTTTGTTTCGGAATCGCATTACGTCACCGACGCAGAAAAAGAAGGATGGGCTTTTGTATGGGATGGTGCCGCTTGGAGCAAAGATTATGGCTCAACATTTCGACAGCCTGGCTTTTCACAAACTGAATCTCATCCTGTGGTCTGTGTGAGTTGGAATGATGCTGTTGCATTCTGCAAATGGTTTTCCCAAAAAACAAAATTTGCTGTGAGGCTTCCGACCGAAGCAGAATGGGAATTTGCGGCGCGAGAAGGAGGAATGCGGCCGAGATATGGATGGGGAAACGGCGGCCCAAGCGGTAATGTCGCCGATGAATCTGCAGCCGGAAAGTTTTCGCAGTTAAAATATTGGTCAGGCTATAACGATGGTTTTGTGTTTACATCACCCGTTGGTTCGTTTCGTCCGAATATGTTGGGTTTATACGATATGTCGGGAAATGTTCTTGAATGGTGCGCTGATTCTTATGGTGAATATACACAGAATGAAAAAATTAATCCGCATACCGTATCGGATGATGCGTTTCGTGTTTTGCGCGGCGGATCTTGGATGAACGGCGAAACGGCTGTTCGAACTACAACTCGAAGCCGCTTGCATCAGTCATACCGGGGAAGCCGGGTTGGCTTCCGTATTGTACGGGAAATGAAAAATTAG
- a CDS encoding PAS domain S-box protein, producing MGKSIRILFIENNQESVALFTTEMRKSGLEYEVRHLPSFDLIPEALEDFSPEILIFDYTIAELKPSDTITILKNMISLTPLIIYSDVLNEEIVVECMRSGATDYVFKQHSARLGPAIESAIDKRRVQEELRLSKERFNTLAKVSTVGIFLASPEGFYLYVNERWSDITGLSYDQAFGDGFLNAVHSHDRKRIRTEWHRCVREQAPFHSEYRIFRESDKTELWVMGHALPEINTDGSLAGFVGTITDITERMHAEIEIDSSRKQLRALTVRLQNIREEERTHIAREIHDDLGQALTGLKMDLVWVNNKLQSSDDVILKRLKSMIELADATIHKVRKLATDLRPGILDDIGLAAAIEWQGKDFGERTGIDFTFHLDENLQMDEKRSTAFFRIFQESLTNVIRHAQAKNVAISLRKDGSNVLLTIEDDGKGIAQNELANPRSVGILGMKERAASFNGEVNVAGVPNKGTTVRVRIPVAESSM from the coding sequence ATGGGGAAGTCTATTCGGATTCTATTTATTGAGAACAACCAGGAAAGTGTAGCACTCTTTACAACAGAGATGCGCAAATCCGGTTTGGAATATGAAGTTCGCCATCTCCCGTCATTCGATCTTATCCCGGAAGCATTAGAAGATTTTTCTCCCGAAATCCTCATATTTGACTATACAATAGCAGAATTAAAGCCGTCCGACACGATCACGATTCTCAAGAATATGATTTCTTTGACACCGCTGATTATCTATTCCGATGTGTTAAACGAAGAGATTGTTGTTGAATGTATGCGGTCGGGCGCGACGGATTATGTCTTCAAACAGCATTCTGCCCGACTGGGACCGGCCATTGAAAGTGCTATTGATAAGCGTCGTGTGCAGGAAGAATTGCGCCTCAGCAAAGAACGGTTCAATACTCTTGCGAAAGTATCAACTGTTGGTATTTTCCTTGCTTCACCGGAAGGATTCTATCTGTATGTGAACGAGCGTTGGAGCGACATTACCGGATTATCGTATGATCAAGCATTTGGCGATGGATTTTTGAATGCCGTTCATTCTCACGACCGGAAAAGAATTCGGACCGAATGGCATCGATGCGTGCGTGAGCAAGCACCATTCCATTCCGAATATCGAATCTTTCGTGAAAGCGACAAAACAGAATTGTGGGTGATGGGTCACGCGCTTCCGGAAATTAATACAGATGGTTCGCTTGCCGGATTCGTCGGTACGATTACGGATATCACCGAACGGATGCATGCCGAAATTGAAATAGACAGTTCCCGAAAACAATTACGCGCACTCACGGTGCGGCTGCAAAATATTCGCGAAGAAGAACGAACACACATCGCTCGTGAAATTCATGACGATCTCGGTCAGGCGTTGACGGGATTGAAAATGGATTTAGTCTGGGTGAATAATAAATTGCAATCATCGGATGATGTGATCCTGAAGCGTTTGAAATCGATGATTGAACTCGCCGATGCAACTATTCATAAAGTACGAAAACTTGCCACTGATCTTCGTCCCGGTATTTTGGATGACATCGGTCTCGCTGCGGCAATTGAATGGCAGGGGAAAGATTTTGGCGAACGAACAGGCATTGATTTCACATTCCATCTTGACGAAAATTTACAGATGGATGAAAAACGGTCTACCGCTTTTTTCAGAATTTTTCAAGAGTCATTAACCAATGTCATCCGTCATGCTCAGGCAAAGAATGTTGCCATCTCGCTTCGGAAAGACGGATCGAATGTTCTGCTGACGATTGAAGATGATGGAAAAGGGATTGCGCAGAACGAGTTAGCCAATCCACGCTCAGTCGGAATTTTGGGAATGAAAGAGCGTGCTGCGAGTTTTAACGGTGAGGTGAATGTTGCCGGTGTCCCGAACAAAGGGACGACGGTACGAGTCCGCATTCCAGTTGCCGAATCTTCCATGTAA
- a CDS encoding amidase, with protein MKILYLFFLVSITSLFGQDSITTRDIFSAEKIIGLQFNEAKRESLLGDVQGQLKSFQSLRSIPLSNNVVPSMIFNPIPFGMRLISGKSVFSPEGSKNVSLPLNWNDLAFYSVSDLSVLIKSRKITSEQLTTLYLERIKKYRPMLQCIITVTESLALAQAQRADKEIATGKYRGPLHGIPYGAKDLLSTKKYPTTWGSVPFKNQFIEEDATVIKKLEAAGAVLVAKTAMGELAWGDVWFGGKSKNPWDTTQGSSGSSAGSASGTAAGLFAFAIGSETYGSIVSPSTRCGTTGLRPTYGRVSRYGAMALSWSMDKLGPICRTVEDCALVFNAIYGPDTKDQTVYDLPFIYNPKKTNLKKLRIGYLKSDFDSVKSGKQFNNTVLAVLQLLGATLLPIQLPNLPVDDISIMLGAESAAAFDDLTRSGQDDLMVRQIKNAWPNSFRASRFITAVEYIQASRVRQLLIQKMHNVMETIDVYVGPSFEGSSLLLTNLTGHPCVVVPSGFTEQGRPVSITFTGKLFEEGTLLSVAKKYQDATINHLKHPDLH; from the coding sequence ATGAAAATTCTTTACCTCTTTTTTCTTGTATCAATCACTAGCCTCTTTGGACAAGATTCCATCACCACACGTGATATTTTTTCTGCCGAAAAAATCATTGGCTTGCAATTCAATGAAGCAAAACGAGAATCGCTCCTTGGTGATGTGCAAGGACAACTCAAAAGTTTTCAATCCTTACGGAGTATCCCGCTTTCCAATAATGTTGTCCCCTCAATGATCTTCAATCCAATTCCATTTGGAATGAGATTGATAAGTGGGAAAAGCGTGTTTTCTCCAGAAGGCTCTAAAAATGTTTCCCTTCCACTCAATTGGAATGATCTGGCATTTTACTCTGTCAGCGATCTTTCCGTTCTCATTAAATCACGAAAGATCACCTCGGAACAATTGACAACGCTCTATCTTGAACGGATAAAAAAATATCGACCGATGCTTCAATGCATTATCACGGTAACGGAGTCCTTGGCGTTAGCACAAGCACAACGGGCTGACAAAGAGATTGCTACGGGAAAATATCGGGGACCTCTGCATGGGATTCCATACGGCGCAAAAGATCTTCTCTCAACAAAAAAATATCCCACAACATGGGGCTCTGTTCCTTTCAAGAATCAGTTCATCGAAGAAGATGCAACAGTGATTAAAAAGTTGGAAGCCGCCGGTGCGGTGCTTGTCGCAAAAACCGCAATGGGCGAATTAGCATGGGGTGATGTGTGGTTTGGAGGAAAATCAAAAAATCCTTGGGATACCACGCAAGGATCAAGCGGTTCCTCTGCCGGATCTGCTTCGGGAACAGCTGCCGGATTGTTTGCCTTTGCAATTGGTTCGGAAACATATGGTTCCATCGTCTCTCCTTCTACACGTTGCGGGACTACAGGACTTCGTCCAACGTATGGACGTGTTAGTCGGTACGGCGCAATGGCGCTCAGCTGGTCCATGGATAAACTCGGACCAATATGCAGAACTGTTGAGGACTGCGCGCTCGTGTTCAACGCAATTTACGGACCGGACACAAAAGATCAGACTGTGTATGATCTTCCGTTTATTTATAATCCAAAGAAAACCAATCTGAAAAAACTGCGAATCGGATATTTGAAATCGGATTTCGACAGTGTGAAATCCGGAAAGCAATTCAATAACACAGTCCTTGCCGTTCTTCAACTACTGGGAGCAACATTACTCCCAATTCAATTGCCGAATCTTCCCGTGGATGATATTTCGATTATGCTTGGCGCCGAATCAGCTGCTGCATTTGACGATCTCACACGCAGCGGGCAGGACGATCTCATGGTACGTCAAATTAAAAATGCATGGCCGAATTCATTCCGTGCATCACGGTTTATCACAGCAGTCGAATATATCCAGGCAAGCCGAGTGCGTCAATTATTGATTCAGAAAATGCACAACGTAATGGAGACGATCGATGTTTATGTCGGTCCTTCATTTGAAGGAAGTAGTTTGTTATTAACGAATCTTACCGGTCATCCTTGTGTCGTTGTTCCAAGCGGATTTACAGAACAAGGAAGACCAGTCAGTATCACCTTTACAGGTAAGTTGTTTGAGGAAGGCACTCTTCTCTCGGTTGCAAAAAAATATCAGGATGCAACGATCAATCATTTAAAACATCCTGATCTCCATTAA
- a CDS encoding addiction module protein — translation MSPQYESVLSEAMKLSIEDRQLLAKKLELSVLGLTEQEVEMAWIKIAEQRLKEYEQGKIIAYDVNETIQRLRSKLK, via the coding sequence ATGTCACCACAATATGAATCGGTGCTAAGCGAAGCAATGAAACTTTCGATTGAGGATCGTCAACTGCTTGCAAAAAAACTCGAATTAAGTGTTTTGGGTTTGACCGAACAAGAAGTTGAAATGGCGTGGATTAAGATCGCTGAACAACGATTGAAGGAATATGAGCAGGGAAAAATTATTGCGTATGATGTTAATGAAACGATACAACGATTACGCAGTAAATTGAAATGA
- a CDS encoding DEAD/DEAH box helicase has protein sequence MSENILHKFHPIVSSWFTTTFGEPSPPQLQGWPSISNRNHTLIVAPTGSGKTLAAFLWCINHLVEENIVFSNIIGNTEELKLKHSPGSKRKLLRHPSSFNSAQDNKRISRTDNPMKGIRVLYISPLKALNNDIHRNLEIPLNGILHEAEAQGISLSEIRSAVRTGDTTQTERARMLRNPPDILITTPESLFLMLSSEKSRAMFHSVRYVIVDEIHSISNTKRGVHLSLSLERLEQLVKNSNNNSDDQQKTFVRVGLSATQKPLELVAQFLGGMEWRNHSLVPRTVNIIDAGYKKNVDLKVICAARDFSEMPMDSIWSLIFPQLLQLIHEHRTTLIFVNNRRLAERVAAKLNEILEGEQNTTNNYAVPFYHQQQTAVQHFQQVNGQSNIKVFAYHGSMSRTVREQLETDLKLGKLRVLITTSALELGIDIGTVDLVVQIQSPKGIARGLQRVGRSGHLVNANSKGRLFVTHREDLVECAVVAKGMMEHSIEKTSIPQNCLDVLAQQIVAMVGIEEWNTEEIFDLIRQSYCYRSLSEIVFHSVLEMLAGRYTNDAFRELRARIIWNKLHNQLSPLPGSKLLAVMNAGTIPDRGYFGVYLEDLKTKVGEVDEEFIYESRAGDTFILGSNVWRMMDIDANKVVVSPAPGQPARMPFWRGEGIGRTYELGVRIGEFLEQLSTSDHFEQLKNYPIDSNSSRNIIDYVQDQKVSTQIVPSHLAIVVEGFRDEVGDPRIVVHSCYGKGVNGLLGIVLTYILKQRLNIEVQMLYNNDGILFRCSDAERLPLDLFSDVTLHTAQQIILEEIPSSPLFGALFRQNAERSLLLPKGSPGKRRPFFLQRLKSADLLQIVRQYNDFPIVIETIRECLTDVLDFDHFKEIITKIETGEIRVHTVQNETPSPFASTLLFDFAAVYMYEWDDPKNNAKQQFALINRELVAEVVNLEDVKTVVRKDAVIKVEEQLQFTASTRKARTPEELMEVFLRLGELTETEMLDRVGQKIFIEQLQSKNIIAPISIGSATYFIAAEEIPLYRPFSIIGKDVLAILPEHFQSARFEREEALRYVIMRMLRSHGTLSTNDVVRRFALSLTECDDILQKLLKSENIVHGILTKESEEEQWCYRPNLERIHRASISLLRKEISPATISNFTQLLLQWQHRLPSSQEKDEEGLRNVLEKLQGCSLPSELWESEIISSRIQHYDGRMLRQLVQRGEYFCVGTGAGKSQWVARGEGMFFVESHNQTFEGLSKQAVDILQFLQKNGASFLADIREHTSYTLAAINHVLSELFWSSLITNDIVDEILNIKRYRTTESELPPERIEIVNPRRNPLKSIAMKSVRTAFKQVPGWNGRWSLVHTKSILGAQVSNEEMIQRQAQQLLLRYGIVAREIAKREDNLLPWSMLAMEFQRMEMRGEIRRGYFVEGLSGMQFALPDAVRMLDEIKAHQSKSEAPIVLNACDPANPYGSGVDLNQTESASNMESVMLQPRMSRSAGNYIIFERGTPIVWIENIGARIYFLQTKDPSSKVELLFEGLSQFINLIRIAYPDRNEIILEYCNNLRPSESGFAELFRSLGFYRDKVQTMRLDLR, from the coding sequence ATGTCAGAGAATATTCTCCATAAATTCCATCCTATCGTCAGTTCTTGGTTTACAACAACATTTGGCGAACCATCACCGCCGCAATTGCAGGGTTGGCCTTCTATTTCCAATCGTAATCACACACTGATTGTCGCTCCGACTGGATCAGGAAAAACACTTGCGGCATTTTTGTGGTGTATTAATCATTTGGTAGAAGAGAATATTGTGTTTTCGAACATCATCGGAAATACCGAAGAACTCAAATTGAAACACTCTCCTGGTTCAAAAAGGAAATTGCTTCGTCATCCGTCATCCTTCAACTCCGCTCAGGATAACAAACGGATTTCTCGCACTGACAATCCAATGAAGGGAATTCGTGTTCTCTATATCTCTCCCCTTAAAGCGTTGAACAACGATATTCATAGAAATCTTGAAATTCCCTTAAACGGAATTTTACATGAAGCGGAAGCACAGGGAATTTCTCTATCAGAGATCCGCAGCGCAGTCCGGACGGGAGATACTACACAAACAGAACGGGCTCGGATGCTACGAAATCCACCGGATATTCTCATCACCACACCGGAATCACTTTTTTTAATGTTGTCGTCAGAAAAATCGCGCGCGATGTTTCATTCTGTTCGCTATGTGATTGTTGATGAGATACACTCCATCAGCAACACAAAACGGGGGGTTCATCTTTCATTGTCATTGGAACGATTAGAACAATTGGTAAAAAATTCGAACAATAATTCTGACGATCAACAGAAGACATTTGTGCGTGTTGGACTTTCTGCAACACAAAAACCGCTGGAATTAGTTGCTCAATTCCTGGGCGGAATGGAATGGCGGAATCATAGTCTGGTTCCCCGCACAGTGAACATTATCGACGCCGGTTACAAAAAGAATGTCGATTTAAAAGTGATCTGTGCAGCACGTGATTTTTCGGAAATGCCGATGGACAGCATCTGGTCACTCATTTTTCCGCAATTGTTACAGCTGATCCACGAACATCGAACTACACTCATCTTTGTCAACAATCGAAGACTAGCCGAACGAGTCGCGGCAAAGTTAAATGAAATTCTTGAAGGAGAACAAAACACAACGAACAATTATGCTGTCCCCTTTTACCATCAGCAGCAAACTGCAGTACAACATTTTCAACAGGTGAACGGACAATCCAATATTAAAGTGTTTGCTTACCATGGAAGTATGTCGCGAACGGTGCGCGAACAATTGGAGACCGATCTGAAACTCGGAAAGCTTCGCGTACTGATCACCACTTCAGCATTGGAACTTGGCATCGATATTGGTACTGTTGATTTGGTTGTGCAGATTCAATCCCCCAAAGGAATCGCGCGCGGCTTGCAGCGTGTTGGCCGCTCCGGACATTTAGTCAATGCAAATAGCAAAGGACGATTATTTGTTACCCATCGGGAGGATCTTGTAGAATGTGCAGTGGTAGCAAAAGGGATGATGGAACATTCCATTGAAAAAACCTCCATCCCGCAAAACTGTCTGGACGTTCTCGCTCAACAAATTGTGGCAATGGTCGGCATTGAAGAATGGAACACGGAAGAAATCTTCGATCTGATACGACAGTCATATTGTTATCGTTCACTCAGCGAAATTGTTTTTCATTCCGTTCTGGAAATGTTGGCCGGTCGGTACACTAATGACGCATTCCGCGAACTTCGTGCGCGCATCATCTGGAATAAACTTCACAATCAACTTTCTCCGCTCCCCGGCTCTAAACTTCTCGCCGTTATGAACGCGGGGACAATTCCGGATCGAGGATACTTCGGCGTCTATCTGGAAGATCTCAAAACAAAAGTCGGCGAAGTGGATGAGGAATTCATTTACGAAAGTAGGGCAGGAGACACATTCATCCTCGGTTCCAATGTCTGGCGAATGATGGATATCGATGCAAACAAAGTTGTCGTTTCTCCGGCTCCCGGTCAGCCGGCACGAATGCCCTTTTGGCGAGGAGAAGGAATCGGGAGGACGTATGAACTTGGTGTCCGCATCGGCGAATTTTTAGAACAACTCTCTACCAGTGATCATTTTGAGCAATTAAAAAATTATCCGATCGATTCAAATTCTTCACGAAACATCATTGATTATGTCCAAGATCAGAAAGTATCCACACAGATTGTTCCATCACACCTTGCCATTGTTGTTGAAGGATTCAGGGACGAAGTCGGTGACCCACGAATTGTTGTTCACTCATGTTACGGAAAAGGGGTCAATGGACTTCTCGGCATCGTCCTTACGTATATCCTTAAACAACGCCTGAATATAGAAGTGCAGATGCTCTATAATAACGACGGAATCCTGTTCCGTTGTTCTGACGCAGAACGTTTACCTCTCGATCTTTTTTCCGATGTAACACTTCACACTGCACAACAGATTATTTTGGAAGAAATTCCTTCCTCCCCTCTTTTCGGAGCGTTGTTCAGACAGAATGCTGAGCGATCGCTGCTGCTTCCGAAAGGTTCTCCGGGAAAACGAAGACCATTTTTCCTGCAACGATTAAAGTCTGCCGATCTGCTTCAAATCGTGCGACAATACAACGATTTTCCAATCGTCATAGAAACCATCCGTGAGTGCCTGACCGATGTACTGGATTTCGATCATTTTAAAGAGATCATTACGAAGATTGAAACGGGAGAAATTCGAGTTCATACCGTACAAAATGAAACTCCCTCTCCTTTTGCATCAACGCTATTGTTCGATTTTGCCGCTGTATATATGTATGAATGGGACGATCCAAAGAATAATGCAAAACAACAATTTGCGCTCATTAATAGAGAGCTGGTTGCAGAAGTAGTGAATCTTGAAGATGTAAAAACGGTTGTGCGTAAAGATGCCGTGATTAAAGTGGAAGAACAATTGCAGTTTACTGCATCTACCCGAAAAGCGCGCACTCCCGAAGAGCTGATGGAAGTATTTCTTCGGTTGGGAGAGTTGACCGAAACAGAAATGCTTGATCGTGTCGGACAAAAGATATTCATAGAACAGCTTCAATCCAAAAATATCATTGCTCCCATCTCCATCGGCAGTGCGACATACTTCATCGCCGCCGAAGAAATTCCCTTGTATCGTCCGTTCAGCATCATCGGCAAGGATGTCTTAGCGATCCTTCCGGAACATTTTCAATCCGCACGATTTGAACGGGAAGAAGCACTTCGATATGTGATCATGCGGATGCTCAGATCGCATGGAACGCTCTCCACCAACGACGTTGTCCGGCGCTTTGCACTTTCCCTCACAGAATGCGATGATATTCTTCAAAAACTTCTGAAATCCGAAAACATCGTGCATGGTATCCTCACCAAAGAAAGTGAAGAGGAACAATGGTGTTACCGTCCGAACCTTGAACGGATTCACCGTGCATCTATTTCATTGCTTCGAAAAGAGATCTCGCCGGCAACAATCTCGAATTTTACACAGCTATTGTTACAATGGCAGCATCGACTTCCATCCTCACAAGAAAAAGATGAAGAAGGCCTACGCAACGTTTTGGAGAAACTTCAGGGATGTTCTCTTCCCTCGGAATTATGGGAATCAGAAATCATCAGCAGCAGAATTCAGCATTATGATGGTAGAATGCTGCGTCAGCTTGTTCAGCGGGGAGAATATTTCTGTGTCGGAACAGGTGCAGGAAAATCACAATGGGTGGCACGTGGCGAAGGGATGTTTTTTGTAGAGTCTCACAATCAGACTTTCGAAGGATTGTCCAAACAAGCCGTTGATATACTTCAGTTCCTGCAAAAAAATGGTGCATCGTTCCTTGCTGACATACGTGAACATACATCATATACCCTTGCTGCAATCAATCATGTTTTATCCGAATTATTTTGGAGCAGCCTTATCACGAATGATATTGTTGATGAAATATTGAATATCAAGCGTTATCGTACGACAGAATCCGAACTTCCTCCGGAACGAATAGAGATTGTAAATCCACGCCGAAACCCTTTAAAATCCATTGCCATGAAGAGCGTTCGAACGGCATTCAAACAAGTGCCGGGCTGGAATGGACGCTGGTCTCTTGTACACACCAAAAGTATTCTTGGTGCACAGGTCAGCAACGAAGAGATGATTCAGAGACAAGCACAGCAATTATTATTGCGATATGGAATTGTTGCCAGAGAGATTGCTAAGCGAGAAGATAATCTGCTGCCATGGTCAATGCTGGCGATGGAATTCCAGCGGATGGAAATGCGCGGAGAAATCCGTCGCGGATATTTTGTTGAAGGATTGTCTGGAATGCAATTCGCTCTTCCGGATGCAGTGAGAATGCTGGATGAAATAAAAGCTCATCAATCAAAGAGTGAAGCGCCGATTGTGTTGAATGCCTGCGACCCGGCAAATCCTTACGGGAGTGGGGTTGATTTGAATCAGACGGAATCCGCATCAAATATGGAATCAGTCATGTTACAACCGCGAATGTCCCGTTCAGCGGGAAATTATATTATTTTTGAAAGAGGAACTCCGATTGTATGGATTGAAAATATCGGAGCAAGAATATATTTTCTTCAAACGAAGGACCCCAGTTCTAAGGTGGAACTCCTCTTCGAAGGATTATCGCAGTTTATTAATCTTATCCGGATTGCATACCCGGATAGAAATGAGATCATTCTCGAATACTGTAACAATCTTCGCCCTTCCGAATCAGGTTTTGCCGAACTGTTTCGGTCGCTCGGCTTCTATCGCGACAAAGTGCAAACAATGCGATTAGACTTGAGATAA
- a CDS encoding response regulator transcription factor, whose amino-acid sequence MQTVNSTKSVNVFIVDDSEIVRDRLTSMLSEVATINIVGYADNPLAATESIVRSKPDVIILDIFLTGGSGIHVLKNIRGKKITAKVIMLTNYAQDEYRKKCFEEGADFFFDKSIEFDRVIDVIQKLSAAA is encoded by the coding sequence ATGCAAACAGTGAATAGTACGAAATCAGTAAATGTCTTTATTGTCGATGATTCAGAGATCGTTCGCGATCGATTGACATCGATGTTGTCTGAAGTTGCAACCATCAATATTGTTGGATATGCCGACAATCCTCTTGCGGCAACAGAATCCATTGTTCGATCAAAACCCGATGTCATCATCCTCGACATTTTTCTTACCGGCGGCAGCGGCATTCATGTTCTCAAAAACATTCGCGGAAAAAAAATCACCGCAAAAGTGATTATGCTGACAAATTATGCGCAGGATGAATACCGGAAAAAATGCTTCGAAGAAGGAGCGGATTTCTTTTTTGATAAGTCTATTGAATTCGATCGCGTCATTGATGTAATCCAAAAATTATCGGCAGCAGCATAA
- a CDS encoding response regulator transcription factor, with amino-acid sequence MTHILIADDHTIVRKGLKQILSEGMKNVEFSESSNASETLSRVTSKKINILILDLSMPGRSGLDLLKDVKAQAPKLPILVLSMYPEDQYALRVIKAGAMGYMTKDSAPEELVSAVTKILKGGKYISAALSDQLLALVQEPKKGEGYEQLSDREFQVLQLIASGKTVSEVANALSLSVKTVSTYRTRILEKLHFSTNADLTRYAMQNKIVE; translated from the coding sequence ATGACACACATTCTTATCGCCGATGACCACACCATTGTTCGAAAAGGATTGAAGCAGATTCTTTCCGAAGGGATGAAGAATGTAGAATTTAGCGAATCTTCCAATGCCTCCGAAACCCTTTCCCGAGTTACCTCAAAAAAAATTAATATTCTTATTCTTGATCTCAGCATGCCCGGGCGAAGCGGTCTGGATCTATTGAAGGATGTGAAAGCACAAGCGCCGAAACTACCGATTTTGGTGCTAAGCATGTATCCCGAAGATCAGTACGCATTGCGTGTGATTAAAGCTGGAGCAATGGGGTATATGACGAAAGACAGTGCGCCGGAAGAATTAGTAAGTGCCGTAACAAAAATTCTTAAAGGGGGAAAATATATCAGTGCCGCTCTTTCCGACCAACTGCTTGCCTTAGTACAGGAACCGAAAAAAGGGGAAGGGTACGAACAATTATCGGACAGAGAATTTCAAGTGTTGCAATTGATCGCATCCGGAAAAACCGTTTCCGAAGTTGCTAACGCATTATCCCTGAGCGTAAAAACTGTCAGTACGTATCGCACACGCATTTTGGAGAAGCTTCATTTTTCCACCAACGCCGATCTTACGCGCTATGCTATGCAAAATAAAATTGTGGAATAA
- a CDS encoding type II toxin-antitoxin system RelE/ParE family toxin, translating into MNIRTLLLAEDELTVALEYYENISIRTAEHFIDDFHDCVERIRQFPTAWAPITTTLRRCLFKKFEYSIIYTITPSEIIIICVMHNKQKPDYWLSRI; encoded by the coding sequence ATGAATATTCGGACCCTTTTGCTTGCCGAAGACGAACTGACAGTTGCACTTGAGTATTATGAAAATATTTCCATCCGAACAGCCGAACATTTTATTGATGATTTTCATGATTGCGTAGAACGGATCAGACAATTTCCCACCGCTTGGGCACCCATTACAACAACCTTACGAAGATGCTTATTCAAAAAATTCGAATATAGTATCATTTACACAATAACACCCTCAGAGATTATTATCATTTGTGTTATGCATAATAAACAAAAACCTGATTACTGGCTTTCACGAATTTGA